The following is a genomic window from Micromonospora cathayae.
CGTTCGCCGGCCTGATCGGCGTACCGGCCCGGGACGTGGCGATCGGCAGTACGGTGTCGCAACTGCTGGCCCCGGTCGCGGCGGCGCTGCCCCCGGGGGCGACCGTGGTGGTACCGGAGGTCGAGTTCACTAGCAACCTCTTCCCCTGGCTGGTGCAGGAGCAGCGGGGCGTGCGGGTCCGTACGGTGCCGCTGGAGAGGCTGGTCGACGCGATCGACGCCGACACCGACCTGGTGGCGTTCAGCCTGGTGCAGTCCGCCGACGGCCGCGTCGCCCCGTACGACGACGTCGTGGCCGCGGCCCGCGCGCACGGCGCGTTGGTGTCGGTGGACGCCACCCAGGCCTGCGGTTGGCTGCCGTTCGACGCGGGCCGGGCCGACGCGGTGCTGGTCGGGGCGTACAAGTGGCTGACCGCGCCACGCGGCACGGCCTTCGCCTACCTGGCACCGGCGCTCCGGGAGCGGATGCGTCCGGACGCGGCCGGCTGGTCCGCCGCCGAGAGCCCGACCGACGCCTACTACGGTCCGCCGCTGCGGTTGTCCGCGGACGCCCGGCGGTTCGACATCGCCCCGGCCCTGTTCTGCTACGTCGGGGCGGCCCCCGCCCTGGAGGTGATCGCCGGGATCGGCGTGCCGGCGATCCGGGCGCACGACGTGGCCCTGGCGAACCGCTTCCTCACCGGTCTGGGCCGACCGCCGGGGGAGAGCGCGATCGTCACGGTGGACGTGCCGGACGCCCAGGAACGGCTGGACCGAGCCGGGGTCCGGGCGGCGGTCCGCGCCGGCCGGGTCCGGGCCTCCTTCCACCTGTACTCCACGGAGGAGGACGTGGACCTGGCGTTGAACGCGCTTACCGGCTGATCGCCCCCGGTGGCGTCACCACATGTCCAGGGGCCCGGACGCCCGCGCAACGGTGATCCGGGCCCGGACCGCATGGCGGTCGGGCCCGGGTCGGCGTACCCGAATGTGGTGGGCATCGACATAGTTCGACTCCGTCGCCGCGCCGTAGGTTTCCTGCACGCGACGATCCTGTGACCCCGGTCACCGCACCGGTCGTCGCCGACGACCTGCGGAGGAGTGGCGATGGCCGGGCAAGGACTCCTGTCGGTCCGCGGGCTGACCCGGGACTTCCGGGGCTTCCGAGCGGTGGACCGGGTCGACCTCGACGTCGCCGCCGGCAGCGTGCACGCCCTGGTCGGGCCGAACGGGGCCGGCAAGACCACGCTGTTCAACCTGCTCACCGGCTTCCTGCGGCCCACCGCCGGGCGGATCCTGCTCGACGGGCGGGACATCGCCGGCCTGCCGCCGGAACGCGTCGCCCGGCTCGGCGTGGCCCGGTCCTTCCAGATCACCAGCCTGTTCCCGCAGCTCTCCGCCCGCGAACACGTCGCCCTGGCGTTGCAGAGCCCGAGCGGACTGGGCTGGCGGTTCTGGCGGTCCGCCACCCTGATGCGCCGGTACACCCCCCGCGCCGACGAGCTGCTGGCCGAGGTCGGGCTCGCCGAGCTGGCCGACGCTCCCGCCGACGCCCTCGCGTACGGGCGGAAGCGGGCCCTG
Proteins encoded in this region:
- a CDS encoding aminotransferase class V-fold PLP-dependent enzyme, producing MELDEARKLWQPEPGWLNTASYGLPADPAWEALQDALTQWRSGRNAWEEWNDAAERSRVTFAGLIGVPARDVAIGSTVSQLLAPVAAALPPGATVVVPEVEFTSNLFPWLVQEQRGVRVRTVPLERLVDAIDADTDLVAFSLVQSADGRVAPYDDVVAAARAHGALVSVDATQACGWLPFDAGRADAVLVGAYKWLTAPRGTAFAYLAPALRERMRPDAAGWSAAESPTDAYYGPPLRLSADARRFDIAPALFCYVGAAPALEVIAGIGVPAIRAHDVALANRFLTGLGRPPGESAIVTVDVPDAQERLDRAGVRAAVRAGRVRASFHLYSTEEDVDLALNALTG
- a CDS encoding ABC transporter ATP-binding protein, which gives rise to MAGQGLLSVRGLTRDFRGFRAVDRVDLDVAAGSVHALVGPNGAGKTTLFNLLTGFLRPTAGRILLDGRDIAGLPPERVARLGVARSFQITSLFPQLSAREHVALALQSPSGLGWRFWRSATLMRRYTPRADELLAEVGLAELADAPADALAYGRKRALELAIALALDPRVLLLDEPTAGMGLEDVDRTVELVDRVRAGRTVVLVEHNMSVVGRLADTVTVLQAGKVLVEGPYQQVRADERVITAYLGATDAATDAVPHGATDAAR